The region ACTGCCAGCAATGCTTGGCGTCCTAAGTACTTACAGGCTTCCTTATCCATCGAGATCATTTGATATGGCACATTGTGCACGGTGTCTGATCAAATGGGCTGGTCATGGTAATTTTTCTGGTCCAGAATTCTTATATAGAGTCTGCATAACAATCAACTAGCAGTTGCACTCTTATACTGATTAAGCTTTTATCTGACATTAACTTGCATCGGGTTGAGAAGAGTAGCTAGTTGCGGAGTTATCTATTTGCTTAAACATGCATCCTGAGCTGTGAAATTTTAGTTGTGCTAGTTTAGTTGCACATTGCCTGCAATGACGTTCACCTATCTAATTTCTGTCTCTTGCTATTACAAGAAAATCAGAGGAggaattatgtttaataaatttgtcTGGGCCTGTATGTGTTTTAGTTTTTGCCAGTATTTTCCCACTCTATTGCTATTTGTTCCTTAAAAATTGATGGCAGAGTATTTATCTTAAGAAGCACGCAGGGATGCAAGCATTGTTAACCTgcatttttaacttttatttatttggtttgcagAAGGTTCCTATTTAATGGAAATCGACAGGGTTCTTCGACCTGGTGGATACTGGGTCCTGTCTGGACCACCAATAAATTGGAAGAACTCGTATAAGGGTTGGGGGAGGACAGCTCAGGACCTGGAAGAAGAGCAGCTTGCTATTGAGAGTCTTGCTAAACGGCTTTGTTGGAAGAAGACTGTGGAGAAGGGTCCAATTGCAGTATGGAGGAAACCCACAAATCATGTCCACTGTCTCAAGAAGTCAAAGATTCTTAAATCTCCTCCATTCTGTGCCAGAACTGACCTGGATGCTGCTTGGTTTGTTAACATTCACCTTCCGCTTTACATATCTGCTTTATGTTTGCACACGTACACACACATTCATTTGGTGGTGAAACTGGTGAGCTCATTCAGTAAagtgttttctgtttaaaatattgttgttttccAACTACTATTGTGTGAGGAAAATTCTATTTGATGACACTTCTCATGGAAATATCACGTATGAATTGATATGCTGCTTCAGTATCATTCCTAAGTTACTGATCTACTTTATGTAacttaattttaaatgaaattagtGCTCTATTTGTCcacttgttatttttgaacaaccttttggttttgtttgtcgTGAGCATTGAACAATTCATTACACATTTAACAGGTATGAAAGGCTGGAGTCATGCATTACCCTTCTTCCAAATGTGGACAAAATTGATGAGATAGCAGGTGGCACTCTAGCGAAGTGGCCAAAAAGATTAACTGCTGTACCACCAAGGATAAGCAGTGGGACCATCAGTGGAGTTACATCTCAGACTTTCAATCATGACAATCAAATATGGAACCATAGAATCTCGCACTATGCTGCATATATCAGCTCAATCAAAGGCAGTAGATACAGAAATATCATGGACATGAATGCTGGTTTAGGTGGTTTTGCAGCTGCGTTGTCCAAGTATCCTGTCTGGGTTATGAATGTGGTTCCTACTGCAAAGAATAACACTCTTGGTGTCATCTATGAGCGTGGTTTTATTGGAACATATATGGACTGGTATGTTCATGTCTCACAGCTCGATTACTTTTGGCAGAGCAGAACTTTTAGCTTACCAAATAATGCTGATAGAAGCCAAGATTtatgctattttattttttgatacaTCTCGGTCATTGAAGTTTTGGGAACTGATGCTGTTAGAGATGTTTAATGTCAGGTGTGAAGCCTTCTCAACATACCCTCGCACATATGATTTCATACATGCTGATTCCGTATTCAGTTTATACATGGACAAGTAAgctttttatttacttgtttattgCTTCCTGATGTGTCACTCATTTTGGCTCTTGAAACAAGATGTGTGATCTGTATTGATGATCTAAGGAGCAGATGACGTCTCAAATGTCCTTTTGATATTTGTGTCAATTAGTAATTATGCCTTCAACTTCATGCCATTGGGCATGCAATACTAACATCCGTTTGTGATTGGCATTGCTGATGGATTTAATGTTTAGCAGCTTTAGCTAATGTGTAGACCTATGTTCATCACTGTTTCAACATGAAATTTTGTTGAGGGgatatggttttttatttttctaatattcaCATGGGTGCACTTTTTCCCTTTGAATTAATCTGGTTTCAAGATGTGGAGCAGGATATTGTGCAATGTGAATTTCTGCTAGATAAAACATGctcaatttcttttatttgatttttttttggtattgttTTAACATCCAAAATTGTTTTCTATTATTTGCCAGGTGTGACATCGTGGATATTTTGCTTGAAATGGATCGAATCCTTCGGCCAGAGGGAGCAGTTATAATCCGGGACCATGTCGATACTATTGGAAAAGTGAAGAAAGAGGCTGACCGTCTGAAATGGCAATGCCGAATTGTTCACAATGAGAAGGGCCCTTTTGATACTGAAAAGTTACTCATTGTCGACAACTCTGTAGTGCTAGCTTCAAGCCAGGGTTCTTGAAAATAATTTGGCCATCAAGAACATTGTCAGACAATAATCTAGCACAACCAAGCTGAATTCTTCTTGTCTTCACATCCCTCTCTGTGGCTACACAGAATAATCGAAAGGATGGATGAAGAGGATGATTGCCATTTTTGTCATCAAATTTGTCGAGCTTTGCTGCTGGACCTTCAATTTTATTGAACTCTGGTGGCACTAATTGAGATCAATCATTCAAGTGAAGTATTGAACACAAGAAGGTGTTCAATCATCAGCTTAAGATTTATTAtagtatcatatttttcatgtaacTAAAACATTCagtatgtttttagttttttcagTAAAACCAGGGGTCTTTtgaaattgtattttgttgttgttgaaaaaatGGATTTTAGTTTCTCATTTGGGCGTTTTTTAGATTAATTAAGTTTCAGGTGAACTTTAATCTTTTTTATCAACAATGTCTAATGATTGACATTTTACTAAACTTGACAGATTTAAAAAACTTGGTTGACATGCTgctttctaataataataataataaaagaaaaatagatgtttcaaatttaactttcatcttaatcttttgatttaaaaaagtcaaatgattaataatttgggtaaattttacaaatttaaaaaaaaaaacttttggttGCATGCTTTTGCTGCATGTTTGGCTGAGTTATTCCTCCAAtttctttttacaatattttattatttttaaaaataatgtttctgtaataaattttgaaatagtattgtcataaaaattataattaatttaaaattaaataagtctaaattaattttaaaaaaataaataaggttttctttttttaaaaaaatttttttttaggctAAAAACACTTTAGTAAGCAATGAGTTCGACTCTCACTCTCTAACTACGTACCTCGTCAAGTCTaatgtttttcattaatttttttaaataaatttgaaatataaaaaaataatctaaaataaaaatgtgatgagggtttattttttcaaattttaattttttgaaggACTAGGCTGAGAAATCTCAAATTTCACCGTTGATATATATCCAAAACGCCCTTAAACCCTGTCTTCCTTTTTTAGGGTTTATGGGAACCCCAACCCAAACCCTCAAAGATGGGGTTTTCTCTGCATCTCCTTCCCTTCAAATCCCTAATCGAATCTCGATTTCCCCCCCAAAATTCTCTCATTATTGCCCCAAGTCCGCACCTTTTTTGATCCTAACCCTAGAATCCCCAATCTCTCCTCATCCGCAGCATGAGCCGCCGGGCGGCGGCCATTGCTCTCTCCAGATCGCCAGTTGTGCTCGCATCCCTTCGATCCAATGCTTTCTTGCGGAAGGAAAAGTCCCGGCTTCCCTTCCCTTGTTATTCAACTGATTCTTCGCCTGATGACGAGTTGCAGCGATTGATCGATCCTGAGTTCTCGTTTCGATCGGATGGCGTGTTCTGTGAGCGGAAAGACCTGCGAAGGAGCGAGCTTTCTGCAAAAGACTTCGCCTTTTTAGAAGAATCTGTTGCAGAGAGGCCTGCTGATTCGGGTGAGTTCTCCGAAGAGGCTGTTTTGATATCCAGTGAGATTAGGGATTGTAGAGATGGGTTTGATAATAAAACTGAGAAATTTCTCAGGCAATTTCGCGGGAAATTGAA is a window of Dioscorea cayenensis subsp. rotundata cultivar TDr96_F1 chromosome 5, TDr96_F1_v2_PseudoChromosome.rev07_lg8_w22 25.fasta, whole genome shotgun sequence DNA encoding:
- the LOC120261892 gene encoding probable methyltransferase PMT19; this encodes MLLLPPSLPPFPLPDLPFCPSNFTDYCPCQDTTRERRFSMRSLFHRERHCPDPDERVRCRIPRPRGYRRTVPWPESRNYAWFANVPSKRLTESKKDQNWIRLEGDRLVFPGGGTSFPYGVKSYGNEMAKLVPLKSGEVRTVLDIGCGVASFGGHLVDYNILTMSVAPRDVHEAQVQFALERGLPAMLGVLSTYRLPYPSRSFDMAHCARCLIKWAGHEGSYLMEIDRVLRPGGYWVLSGPPINWKNSYKGWGRTAQDLEEEQLAIESLAKRLCWKKTVEKGPIAVWRKPTNHVHCLKKSKILKSPPFCARTDLDAAWYERLESCITLLPNVDKIDEIAGGTLAKWPKRLTAVPPRISSGTISGVTSQTFNHDNQIWNHRISHYAAYISSIKGSRYRNIMDMNAGLGGFAAALSKYPVWVMNVVPTAKNNTLGVIYERGFIGTYMDWCEAFSTYPRTYDFIHADSVFSLYMDKCDIVDILLEMDRILRPEGAVIIRDHVDTIGKVKKEADRLKWQCRIVHNEKGPFDTEKLLIVDNSVVLASSQGS